A genomic segment from Candidatus Binatia bacterium encodes:
- a CDS encoding glycosyltransferase family 2 protein, which produces MQGARNKLLNNTDIVVPIYNEEETIPELLHRLREACPGARMIFVDNASTDRTIELLVEGGVTDLVLHDENLGYGRSLLDGMRHGSGDHVIVIDADLEYWPEDIPAMLEKLREADAVIGSRFLARGESPPAMQKYRSLGNGLVTGLFNLLFRQRLTDLYTGIRAFERRALPLGQLESSGFEFVLELSARLAHAGVTIAEVPAGYTPRSTGSSKMRHIPEFIKFVRRLVSLRIGLGSN; this is translated from the coding sequence GTGCAAGGGGCACGCAACAAATTGCTGAACAACACCGACATCGTCGTCCCGATCTACAACGAAGAAGAGACCATCCCGGAACTTCTGCACCGCCTGCGCGAGGCGTGCCCGGGCGCCCGGATGATCTTCGTCGACAACGCATCGACCGACCGTACGATCGAACTTCTGGTCGAAGGCGGCGTCACCGACCTCGTCTTGCACGACGAGAATCTGGGCTACGGCCGATCGCTGCTCGATGGAATGCGCCATGGCAGCGGCGATCATGTGATCGTGATCGACGCCGACCTCGAGTACTGGCCCGAGGACATCCCGGCGATGCTCGAGAAGCTCCGCGAAGCCGATGCGGTCATCGGGTCACGGTTTCTGGCTCGCGGTGAATCCCCCCCGGCCATGCAGAAGTACCGCTCACTCGGAAATGGCCTCGTCACGGGTCTGTTCAACCTCCTCTTTCGCCAGCGGCTGACGGATCTCTACACCGGCATTCGCGCCTTCGAGCGACGCGCCCTCCCGCTGGGTCAGCTCGAGAGCAGCGGCTTCGAGTTCGTGTTGGAGCTCTCCGCACGACTCGCGCACGCCGGAGTGACCATTGCCGAGGTACCGGCGGGGTACACGCCGCGCAGCACGGGAAGTTCGAAGATGCGGCACATACCCGAGTTCATCAAGTTCGTGCGGCGGCTCGTCAGCCTCCGCATCGGCCTCGGGTCCAACTGA